The window GAATGCAGGAGCTTAACACCCTGAAAATCGCACAAGGACGTGATAATGTGCAAGGTGGATGTAAAGAAGTATCAGGATGATGACAGCACTCTGATTGTGTCTCTAGCGGGGAGGTTCAATAGAGATGTGGTGCGGGATATAAGAGATAAAGTTTTTAAAGTTCTTCGAAGCAACCGCACCGTTAAAAGTCTGGCAGTGGATCTTTCTGAGGTAGAATGGATTGATACGGCGGGAGTTGCTCTACTTGTTCTGCTTTGTCAGCATGTAAGAGCAAAGGGTGGGGTGTTTCGAGTCCTCTATCCGAGTGATAGAGTTAAGCGAGTTTTCAAACTTGCTCAGCTTGAGGAGTTTCTTACTGTTGAAAATGGAAACAGGCTATTTTGATAAGGCTTTTATCTCCGTAAGAAATCTTAACAGTTATTATGGCCGTAAACAGGTTCTTTTCGACGTTTCTTTCGACGTTGATGCTCATAAAATTTTCGTCATTATGGGAATGAGCGGCTGTGGGAAAAGCACTCTGCTTAAGCATCTTATAGGTCTTAAGAAGAGCCCTGCTGGTTCTGTTTATATTGATGGAGAAGATGTTTCGAAATGGAATCACAAAGAGTGGAGCGATTACTGGCTTAGAATCGGAGTGCTTTTTCAAAACGGAGCTCTTTTTAATTCTCTTACAGTTGGTCAGAATATAGCTCTTCCGCTCACCGTTCACACAAATCTTCCCCGTGAAATTATTGAAATTATGGTAGAGATGAAGCTTCACATGGTGGGGCTTTCCGGCACTAGTTCCCTAATGCCGTCTCAGCTAAGTGGTGGAATGAGAAAGAGGGCAGGGCTTGCCAGAGCTCTTTCTATGGATCCGGAGATACTTTTTGTGGATGAGCCATCTTCTGGGCTCGATCCCATAACTGCCGCCGGATTAGATGAACTTCTCATTACCCTTAAAGAAGCTTTCGGAATGACCGTCATAGTCGTCACTCATGAACTTGAGAGTGCTTTTAAAATCGGCGATTTCATGATCGTCATGGATCAGGGAAGAATTATTGCTTCGGGAACACCGGAAGAGATTCGACAAATGCCGGATCCTCGAGTTCAGCAGTTTCTTAATAGACGTCCCGATGAGGAACAGCACGATTACGATTCTTATATTTCAAGGCTTTGCAAGGTGAAGCGAAAATGAATGTCTTGATGGATTCTTTTGTAACAATTGGAAGGTGGGGGCTTGGGATCCTCCTTGGTTTGGGTCGCATGGGGGTTTTTTTCCTGTGCACTCTTAGAGGAATAGTCTATCCGCCAGGGAAAACCAGCCTTGTTATCAAAAATATATACTTCATCGGCCATAAGTCTTTGTTCGTGATAATCTTTACAGGGGCTTTCTCAGGTATGGTGCTGGTACTCCAGGGGTATTATGCCCTTTCTAGATATGGTTCCGAGGGGTTGCTTGGGAGCGGTGTCATCTTGAGCCTTGTGCGAGAACTGGGGCCCGTCTTTACGGCGCTTATGATCGTTGGACGTGCTGGCTCAGCTATGTGTGCCGAAATAGGTATTATGAGAATTGACGAACAGATTGATGCTCTACGCTGTATGTCAATAGACCCTCACGGCTATCTAGTCCTCCCGCGTCTTATCGCTGCTTTGATTTCTTTCCCTTTACTTACTCACATATTTGACGTTGTAGGGGTCTGGGGTGGATACTTCGTAGGTGTAGAACTTTTAGGAGTTAATCCTGGAGCCTACTGGGATGGAATATACCGTAGCCTTGAATGGCTGGATATCTGGATGGGAATCGTAAAGTCTCTCGTATTTGCCGTCTTAACCATCACAATATCAACTTATAAGGGTTACTACGCCGGAGTTGATAGGGGTTCTATGGGAGCCGAAGATGTAGGGCAAGCTACAACTAGTGCAGTGGTAACATCATCCGTTACTGTTCTTGTTGCCGACTATGTTATTACGTCGATAATGTTGTAGAACATATTTTAATGTTGACAACTACAGTTTAATAGCGATGAGGTCACGGAAAAATGACGGTCAGAGAAAGAAACTACAAAAGCATTGAAATAATGGTTGGGTTTTTCATCTTGCTGGGCATTTTAGCTATGGGGTATGTTTCCTTAAAGCTTGGTAAGATTGGAATATTAAATCGCGATGAATACATTGTTTACGCTACTTTCTCTAATGTTTCTGGTCTTAAGAAAAAGGCACCAGTGACCATGTCTGGTGTTGAGATTGGGCGAGTGGAAAATATAACACTGAACGGTAGCGGGCGAGCTAAGGTTGCTCTCGTCATAAACAAGAACGTGAAACTCTCTGAAGATTGTATAGCTTCCATAAAAACTATGGGCATCATTGGAGATAAGTATATAGCCATTTCACAGGGGGGACTAGATTCTTACATTCAACCAGGTGGGGAAATTACCGATACACTTCCACCGCTTGATGTAGAAGAGCTTATCAGCAAGTTTGTATTCGGAAAAGTAGAAGGAAATCGTCAGAAAGACGCTGAAAAATCAGAGTAAAGACTTTATGAGGATGTTTTAAAAAACTACGTAATAAATTGTAGGGGCGCACGGCCGTGCGCCCCTACATGCACCTGAAAGGGTGACGGTGATGAACCAGAGATAACGATAACCGTCCCGTAGGGGCAGGCCTTGTGCCTGCCCAATCCTAGGGCCGTGTGCCTGTCCGATTCTGGGGCAACCACGGAGGTTGCCCCTACAATTCCGGTTACGGGGCAACCACAAGGGATTGCCCCTACACTTCTCGAACCGCCCGGTGCGGACCCGCATGCCGGGTGGTGTGGGAGGGGATCGGTCAATTGACCGCCCCTATCCCGATTGTGGTGAGTCATGTATATTGAAGTTGTTTTTCAGCTACCTGAGTCTGGAAAGGTTTACCCAAGCTGAGTTTCGTCATTCAAAGCATCATCATAGGGGGCAGTCCCTTGTGGTTGCCCCATAATCGGGCAGGCACGAGGCCTACCCCTAACGGAAGTATTACCCCCTAAATCCCCCCGTCAATGGGGGAACTTACATACTATCTCCGTCAACGGGGGACTTTTTCTCCCTCCCCGTTGACGGGGAGGGTTGGGGAGGGGTTTACCTCCCCGTTGACAGGGATAGCCGGGTAGGGTCCGGTTTCTTTCCATAGACTCGCAGGACGGGGAGGACGCCGTCTCCCCAGGACGGTGGTAAAATATTGGGAGGGTCGCCGTCCTCGGCGGCCACAGCAAGGGCGAAAAATTTTTCGCCTTTACCGACTTCTTTTTAGAACATCCTCGGTTTTTTTATTTGACTTTCCTTTTATGTCGGGCTCAATTTATTTTCTCTTTGTCGGTATTTAAGAATTAAGTTGGTTTTACTCGAACTATGTAAGGAGTGTTTTATGGATTGGAGCGTTGATGAAATAACACAGCAAGGGCGCATGAGGCGTCTTCCACCTTACGTTTTTGCTCAGGTAAATGAACTTAAGATGAGACTTAGGCGAGCAGGGGAGGATATTGTTGACCTGGGGATGGGAAATCCCGACCTCCCAACTCCAAGGCACATTGTTGACAAACTCCTGGAGGCGGCTCAAAAACCTCACAACCATCGCTATTCCGCTTCTCGTGGCATTACAAAACTAAGAGAAGCCATCGCTAACTGGTATGCTCGCCGTTACGGCGTGGAAATAGATCCCGAAACAGAAGCTGTGGTAACAATCGGAGCAAAGGAAGGATTGTCGCACTTGATCCTTGCTCTCATATCTCCCGGCGATGTTGTGCTTGTGCCTAATCCGACCTATCCTATTCATCCCTATTCGGTTATTATCGCAGGCGGTGACGTTAGATCCATTCCCATAGGACCCGATAGGAATTTCCTGGAAGACCTTGAGCATGCTTTTCGTCAGACCTGGCCCAGACCCAAGATTCTCATAATCTCCTATCCACATAACCCGACCACTACTGTGGTTGATGCCGACTTTTTTGATAAAATCGTAGCCTTTGCCAAGGAAAATCGAATCATTGTTATTCACGACCTTGCTTATGCAGATCTTACCTTTGATGGATACAAAGCTCCTAGCTTTCTCCAAGCGAAAGGAGCAAAGGATGTAGGGGTCGAATTTTTCTCAATGTCCAAGAGTTACAGTATGGCGGGGTGGCGAGTGGGATTTTGCGTTGGCAATCGTCACATCGTGTATGCGTTGACCAGAATTAAAAGTTATCTCGATTATGGCATATTCCAACCTGTGCAGATCGCAGCTATAGTGGCTCTTAATGGTGATCAGTCTTGTGTGGATGAAATAGTTAATGTTTATCGTTCCCGTCGCGATACTCTTGTTCGAGGATTAAATCGCGTAGGGTGGGAAGTGGAGCCTCCAAAGGGAACTATGTTTGTTTGGGCACGGATTCCAGAACCTTTCCGATCTATGGGATCAGTTGAGTTTTCTAAGTTCCTCATAGAAAAAGCCAAGGTAGCGGTTTCACCAGGACTTGGATTCGGGGAGTATGG of the Thermodesulforhabdaceae bacterium genome contains:
- a CDS encoding STAS domain-containing protein, whose protein sequence is MCKVDVKKYQDDDSTLIVSLAGRFNRDVVRDIRDKVFKVLRSNRTVKSLAVDLSEVEWIDTAGVALLVLLCQHVRAKGGVFRVLYPSDRVKRVFKLAQLEEFLTVENGNRLF
- a CDS encoding ABC transporter ATP-binding protein — protein: METGYFDKAFISVRNLNSYYGRKQVLFDVSFDVDAHKIFVIMGMSGCGKSTLLKHLIGLKKSPAGSVYIDGEDVSKWNHKEWSDYWLRIGVLFQNGALFNSLTVGQNIALPLTVHTNLPREIIEIMVEMKLHMVGLSGTSSLMPSQLSGGMRKRAGLARALSMDPEILFVDEPSSGLDPITAAGLDELLITLKEAFGMTVIVVTHELESAFKIGDFMIVMDQGRIIASGTPEEIRQMPDPRVQQFLNRRPDEEQHDYDSYISRLCKVKRK
- a CDS encoding ABC transporter permease; translated protein: MNVLMDSFVTIGRWGLGILLGLGRMGVFFLCTLRGIVYPPGKTSLVIKNIYFIGHKSLFVIIFTGAFSGMVLVLQGYYALSRYGSEGLLGSGVILSLVRELGPVFTALMIVGRAGSAMCAEIGIMRIDEQIDALRCMSIDPHGYLVLPRLIAALISFPLLTHIFDVVGVWGGYFVGVELLGVNPGAYWDGIYRSLEWLDIWMGIVKSLVFAVLTITISTYKGYYAGVDRGSMGAEDVGQATTSAVVTSSVTVLVADYVITSIML
- the mlaD gene encoding outer membrane lipid asymmetry maintenance protein MlaD translates to MTVRERNYKSIEIMVGFFILLGILAMGYVSLKLGKIGILNRDEYIVYATFSNVSGLKKKAPVTMSGVEIGRVENITLNGSGRAKVALVINKNVKLSEDCIASIKTMGIIGDKYIAISQGGLDSYIQPGGEITDTLPPLDVEELISKFVFGKVEGNRQKDAEKSE
- the alaC gene encoding alanine transaminase; this encodes MDWSVDEITQQGRMRRLPPYVFAQVNELKMRLRRAGEDIVDLGMGNPDLPTPRHIVDKLLEAAQKPHNHRYSASRGITKLREAIANWYARRYGVEIDPETEAVVTIGAKEGLSHLILALISPGDVVLVPNPTYPIHPYSVIIAGGDVRSIPIGPDRNFLEDLEHAFRQTWPRPKILIISYPHNPTTTVVDADFFDKIVAFAKENRIIVIHDLAYADLTFDGYKAPSFLQAKGAKDVGVEFFSMSKSYSMAGWRVGFCVGNRHIVYALTRIKSYLDYGIFQPVQIAAIVALNGDQSCVDEIVNVYRSRRDTLVRGLNRVGWEVEPPKGTMFVWARIPEPFRSMGSVEFSKFLIEKAKVAVSPGLGFGEYGDEYVRFALVENEHRINQAVRGIKKVLNSGS